From Pedobacter indicus, a single genomic window includes:
- a CDS encoding M13 family metallopeptidase, whose amino-acid sequence MKYPSILICGMALVAAQSCSQPESNVASNVPDKFIDPANMDTTVNPGDDFFHYANGIWMKNNPIPDKETRWGSFNELREFNAQAVKGLLEEAATANADEGSIEQRVGTFYTSAMDSVKIEEVGASVIEDDLQRIDGINNIDGVIEESIYQRTHALGSPFHSFYVGQDRKNVEKNMPQLGQGGTTLPDRDYYLVENSRNNDIKSAYKTYVQRLFVLTGSTDQEAADNFNTIWDFEKALATAQKSRVEMRDPQATYNKFSLKELTGTTQPFNWEKILPAFKVEGADSVLVNNPQFFQDEAKLIAATPIEDLKVYLKWNILKNAASLLSEDFVDANFVFTQALTGQKVITPRWQRSFNLIDRNIGDLLGQLYVAKYFTPEAKARMDELVNNMSETFGERIEGLTWMSSETKERALEKLNAFTPKIGYTEKWKTYDGLELAADDFYGNVKRAMQWGYDDMVSQFGKPVDRTRWGMTPPTVNAYYSPVNNEIAFPAGILQFPFFAFEADDAINYGGIGAVIGHEMTHGFDDSGRQYAADGNLKDWWTEEDAAQFKILADKVVEQYNNYTVLDTIHVNGKLTLGENLADLGGLAIAYAAFKKTPQGQSDELIDGLTPDQRFFLSWAQVWRMNVRPETAAQLILTDPHSPGDARTVGPLVHMDAWYDAFDIQEGDKLYIPKENRVTIW is encoded by the coding sequence ATGAAGTACCCATCAATTCTTATCTGCGGGATGGCATTGGTTGCTGCTCAATCGTGCTCACAACCCGAATCCAACGTAGCATCTAACGTACCCGACAAATTCATTGACCCTGCGAATATGGACACCACCGTTAATCCCGGCGATGATTTTTTCCATTACGCGAATGGTATTTGGATGAAGAACAACCCAATACCCGACAAAGAAACCCGCTGGGGAAGTTTCAATGAACTAAGGGAGTTTAATGCTCAAGCAGTTAAAGGTCTGCTAGAAGAGGCTGCCACCGCCAATGCCGATGAAGGAAGTATCGAACAGCGAGTGGGCACCTTTTATACCAGCGCGATGGACAGTGTGAAAATAGAAGAAGTTGGAGCATCCGTAATTGAAGATGATTTACAACGCATTGACGGCATCAATAACATTGACGGCGTAATCGAAGAAAGCATTTATCAACGTACCCATGCACTCGGCAGTCCATTCCACAGCTTTTACGTAGGTCAGGACAGAAAAAACGTTGAAAAGAATATGCCTCAATTGGGTCAAGGGGGCACAACACTCCCCGATCGAGATTACTACTTGGTAGAAAATTCACGTAACAACGACATTAAAAGTGCTTATAAAACTTACGTGCAACGTCTATTCGTGTTAACAGGTTCTACTGATCAAGAAGCGGCAGACAACTTCAATACCATCTGGGATTTTGAAAAAGCATTGGCGACAGCTCAAAAAAGTCGGGTCGAGATGCGCGACCCTCAGGCAACTTACAATAAGTTTTCATTAAAGGAGCTTACTGGAACCACACAACCTTTTAATTGGGAAAAAATCCTTCCTGCTTTTAAAGTTGAAGGTGCAGACAGTGTCCTGGTTAATAATCCTCAATTTTTCCAAGACGAAGCCAAGCTGATAGCTGCTACCCCCATCGAAGATCTAAAGGTTTATCTAAAATGGAATATTCTCAAAAATGCAGCAAGTTTATTAAGTGAAGACTTTGTCGATGCCAACTTTGTGTTTACCCAGGCGTTAACCGGACAAAAAGTAATCACGCCGCGCTGGCAACGAAGCTTCAATCTGATCGACCGTAACATCGGCGACTTACTAGGCCAGCTTTATGTGGCTAAATACTTCACGCCAGAAGCAAAGGCCAGAATGGATGAACTGGTAAATAACATGTCAGAAACCTTCGGTGAACGTATTGAAGGCCTCACATGGATGAGCAGCGAAACGAAAGAACGCGCGCTGGAGAAGCTGAATGCCTTTACGCCAAAGATCGGTTATACCGAAAAATGGAAAACCTACGATGGGCTGGAACTCGCGGCCGATGATTTCTACGGAAATGTCAAAAGAGCTATGCAATGGGGCTATGACGATATGGTTAGTCAATTTGGAAAGCCAGTCGACCGCACACGCTGGGGAATGACACCTCCTACGGTGAACGCATACTATAGTCCTGTAAATAATGAAATAGCCTTCCCAGCCGGAATACTACAGTTCCCTTTCTTCGCTTTCGAAGCGGATGATGCGATCAACTATGGAGGTATCGGTGCCGTAATCGGTCATGAAATGACGCATGGGTTTGACGATTCAGGGCGACAGTACGCCGCAGACGGAAATCTGAAAGATTGGTGGACAGAGGAAGATGCAGCACAGTTCAAAATATTAGCTGACAAGGTAGTCGAACAATACAATAATTATACAGTATTGGATACCATTCATGTAAACGGCAAACTGACTCTGGGTGAAAACCTTGCAGATCTAGGTGGTTTAGCAATCGCTTACGCAGCTTTCAAAAAGACTCCACAAGGGCAATCGGATGAGTTGATCGATGGTTTAACCCCTGATCAACGTTTCTTCCTTTCTTGGGCACAAGTGTGGAGAATGAATGTACGGCCAGAAACCGCTGCCCAGTTAATCCTTACTGACCCTCACTCACCTGGAGACGCCAGAACCGTTGGCCCATTGGTTCATATGGACGCCTGGTACGATGCATTTGATATTCAAGAAGGAGACAAACTTTATATACCAAAGGAAAACCGTGTTACTATTTGGTAA
- a CDS encoding MBL fold metallo-hydrolase, with translation MTIEQFYDKSLAHASYAILNNGEIILIDPARDPQIYYDFADKHKANIVGVIETHPHADFVSSHLEIHHTTGATIYVSELLGADYPHKSFDDGDRIELGDISLEAINTPGHSPDSISILLIDKKGKEHALFTGDTLFIGDVGRPDLRENVGNIRDKKEELAKKLYHSTREKMMTLPNDVIVYPAHGAGSLCGKNISTDLDSTIGREKKENYALQDMSEESFVDLILADQPWVPKYFQYNVALNKAGAESFEQSIHAATAFKRFDDLTDNVLIIDTRKAVDFRSGHHVNAINIPDSGKFETWLGSVVDPGESFYLVGYSEEHLHEMMKRVAKIGYEKSVNGLIWEEFGKVEEKKFDQKGFDTNPDDFTVLDIRNDGEVASGKLFKQAITIPLPRLREAVDTLPVDKPIVVHCAGGLRSAIGASILSKQLKNVAVLDMGEHIKDYKKN, from the coding sequence ATGACAATAGAGCAATTTTACGACAAGAGTCTGGCACACGCATCATATGCGATCTTAAATAATGGTGAAATCATCCTGATTGACCCCGCCCGAGACCCTCAAATTTATTATGATTTTGCAGACAAACACAAAGCCAACATTGTGGGCGTAATTGAAACTCATCCTCATGCAGACTTTGTTAGTTCTCATTTAGAAATACATCATACTACCGGAGCAACAATCTATGTCAGCGAATTGCTTGGTGCAGATTATCCACACAAATCGTTTGATGATGGCGACCGCATCGAACTTGGTGATATTTCTTTAGAGGCAATCAATACGCCCGGGCATTCACCAGATAGCATCTCGATATTACTTATTGATAAAAAAGGAAAAGAACACGCTCTATTTACGGGTGACACTTTATTTATTGGCGATGTAGGCCGTCCTGATCTTCGTGAAAATGTGGGTAACATACGCGATAAAAAAGAAGAGTTAGCGAAGAAACTTTACCATTCTACCCGTGAAAAGATGATGACACTTCCTAATGATGTTATCGTTTATCCAGCACATGGTGCGGGATCTCTTTGCGGCAAAAACATCAGCACTGACTTAGATAGTACAATCGGACGCGAAAAGAAAGAAAATTACGCCTTGCAGGATATGTCCGAAGAGTCATTCGTCGATCTGATCCTGGCAGACCAACCGTGGGTTCCAAAATATTTTCAATATAATGTTGCACTGAATAAAGCGGGAGCAGAATCATTCGAACAAAGCATTCACGCTGCAACTGCTTTTAAACGTTTTGACGACTTAACCGACAATGTATTAATCATCGACACCAGAAAAGCAGTTGACTTCCGTTCAGGGCATCATGTAAACGCTATCAACATTCCGGACAGTGGAAAATTTGAAACTTGGCTAGGTTCTGTGGTCGATCCCGGTGAAAGCTTCTATTTAGTCGGCTATTCAGAAGAGCATTTGCATGAAATGATGAAGAGGGTTGCCAAGATCGGATACGAAAAATCAGTTAACGGTTTAATTTGGGAAGAATTTGGAAAGGTTGAGGAAAAAAAGTTCGATCAAAAAGGTTTCGATACCAATCCGGATGATTTCACCGTTCTGGATATTCGGAATGACGGCGAAGTTGCTTCCGGCAAGCTTTTTAAACAAGCAATCACAATCCCGCTACCGCGACTTCGTGAAGCCGTAGATACATTACCGGTCGACAAGCCTATCGTTGTACATTGTGCTGGTGGATTACGCTCGGCTATTGGTGCAAGCATATTGTCAAAGCAGCTTAAAAATGTGGCTGTTCTGGATATGGGTGAGCATATTAAAGACTATAAAAAGAATTAA
- a CDS encoding rhodanese-like domain-containing protein — MQSILLASLLYFFTGLHCDDCRPIDSLYKEELIKIYKPTIPTISIQEYLRMDTDSVLVLDTREKQEYQISHLRYAKNTGFIWFDMRDIYDIPKDKVIIVYSSMGDRSQRIAEMLIRAGYKKVYNLYGGIFEWVNQGYPVYTRKDVQTSQIHIYKKNLGVWLKRGTKVL, encoded by the coding sequence ATGCAAAGCATTTTACTTGCTTCTTTACTCTATTTTTTTACCGGTCTCCACTGTGATGATTGTAGACCGATTGACTCACTATACAAAGAAGAGTTGATAAAAATATATAAACCTACCATCCCAACCATCAGTATTCAGGAATATTTACGAATGGATACCGATAGCGTGCTAGTCCTCGATACGCGTGAGAAACAAGAATATCAGATAAGTCACCTGCGCTACGCAAAAAATACCGGCTTTATCTGGTTCGACATGCGAGATATCTACGATATCCCCAAAGATAAAGTCATCATTGTTTATTCATCTATGGGCGACCGTTCTCAACGTATTGCTGAGATGTTGATTCGTGCGGGCTATAAAAAAGTGTACAATCTGTACGGAGGTATTTTCGAATGGGTGAACCAGGGTTATCCTGTGTATACGAGAAAAGACGTTCAAACCTCACAAATACATATTTACAAGAAAAACCTAGGTGTATGGCTGAAGCGAGGGACGAAAGTGCTATAA
- the mnmD gene encoding tRNA (5-methylaminomethyl-2-thiouridine)(34)-methyltransferase MnmD: MAEARDESAIMQIVETADGSTTLFHPQVGENYHSKHGALQESKHVFVQSGLAYLLQLYPLSSPVNILEVGFGTGLNYLMTADYCIRHSIDMHYTGIELFPVSKELILQLGNIRYASTEIGNEFLDIYETAQKHPIKTLHGSLSIKICDVATCNIEESIDLLYFDAFAAVHQPEMWSHETLEHVCKYLKRGGVFVTYAITGNLKRTMKSLGFRIEKAPGAPGKREMLRAIKI, translated from the coding sequence ATGGCTGAAGCGAGGGACGAAAGTGCTATAATGCAGATTGTGGAAACTGCCGACGGTTCAACTACACTCTTCCATCCACAGGTTGGTGAAAACTACCACTCGAAGCATGGTGCATTGCAAGAAAGTAAACATGTTTTTGTTCAATCCGGCTTAGCCTACCTTTTACAGCTATACCCGCTTTCATCACCGGTCAATATTTTGGAAGTGGGCTTTGGAACAGGTTTGAATTATCTTATGACAGCCGACTATTGTATCCGCCATTCGATTGACATGCACTATACGGGTATCGAACTCTTTCCTGTATCTAAAGAACTTATTTTACAACTAGGTAACATACGATATGCATCTACCGAAATAGGAAATGAGTTTCTGGACATTTACGAAACTGCACAAAAACATCCTATAAAAACCCTACATGGCAGTCTTTCTATAAAAATATGCGATGTCGCTACATGCAACATAGAAGAATCTATTGATTTATTGTACTTCGATGCTTTTGCCGCAGTCCATCAGCCAGAAATGTGGTCGCACGAAACACTCGAACATGTATGTAAATACTTAAAACGAGGTGGAGTATTTGTCACCTACGCCATTACAGGTAACCTAAAGCGTACGATGAAGTCACTTGGTTTCCGAATCGAAAAAGCACCTGGCGCTCCAGGGAAACGCGAGATGCTTCGTGCCATCAAAATATAA
- the gldC gene encoding gliding motility protein GldC: MKKAEIKLIVELDEKNVPEHITWESSDSESSEALAAKAMFLALWDPHYKNSMRIDLWTKDMPLDEMKRFFYETLQTLGDTFLRASGGDKMAEAVIGDLRDYCEHFAEKMEVTQQNQ; the protein is encoded by the coding sequence ATGAAAAAAGCAGAAATCAAATTAATCGTAGAGTTAGATGAAAAGAATGTTCCGGAGCATATTACTTGGGAATCTTCTGATAGTGAATCGTCAGAAGCATTGGCTGCGAAAGCCATGTTCTTGGCTCTATGGGATCCTCATTATAAAAATTCGATGCGGATTGATCTCTGGACGAAAGATATGCCTTTGGATGAAATGAAGCGTTTTTTTTATGAAACTCTTCAAACATTGGGTGATACTTTTCTTCGTGCGTCCGGGGGTGATAAGATGGCGGAAGCGGTGATTGGAGATTTACGAGACTATTGTGAGCATTTCGCGGAAAAGATGGAAGTGACTCAACAGAATCAATAG
- a CDS encoding DEAD/DEAH box helicase: MVGSFEDFKLNKQLLNAIDEAGYEKPTPIQQKAITPILAGQDLMGIAQTGTGKTAAYVLPILMKLKYAQGEDPRALILSPTRELAMQIEEDIAVLGKYTDLRTVVLYGGLGPKTQIENLKKGVDIIVATPGRFLDLYLAEHISTRSLKFLVLDEADKMMDMGFISKIHRILEIVPRKRQNLLFSATMSDLVHKIAGDFLAFPTIVEVDVQATPAETVSQSLYYVPNLKTKLNLLQYLFTDIDTFNRIIVFCKTKKVADNVYSFLVRKYDEEDVRVIHANKGQNTRINSIRAFKEGGIRILVATDVAARGLDVSDVSHVINFEVPIVIEDYVHRIGRTGRARKSGEAITFCNPAEEYYVQKIEKLIRQQIPVKEIPGQVFIEKTGFEERQAIAREIDNQKRKENPDFKGAFHEKKASNDKARSSKNLSNRSRGRAGKKRIGRKK; this comes from the coding sequence ATGGTCGGATCTTTTGAAGATTTTAAATTAAACAAGCAGCTGCTCAACGCGATCGACGAAGCTGGGTATGAAAAGCCTACACCTATTCAGCAGAAAGCGATAACTCCGATACTTGCTGGTCAGGATCTCATGGGTATCGCCCAAACCGGTACGGGTAAGACGGCTGCGTATGTTTTACCAATCCTGATGAAGCTGAAATATGCGCAAGGTGAAGATCCTCGAGCATTAATTTTATCACCTACTCGTGAGCTTGCTATGCAGATTGAGGAAGATATTGCCGTTTTGGGTAAGTATACTGATTTGCGCACGGTGGTGCTTTATGGTGGATTGGGACCTAAAACACAGATCGAAAACTTAAAAAAAGGGGTCGATATCATCGTGGCTACTCCCGGTCGCTTCTTAGATTTGTATTTAGCGGAACATATTTCAACCAGATCCTTGAAGTTTTTGGTGCTGGATGAAGCTGATAAAATGATGGATATGGGTTTTATTTCCAAGATTCACCGAATTTTGGAAATTGTACCGCGTAAGCGACAAAATCTTTTGTTTTCGGCTACAATGAGCGATCTGGTACATAAGATAGCCGGAGACTTCCTTGCTTTCCCAACCATTGTAGAAGTTGATGTTCAGGCTACACCTGCTGAGACTGTTAGTCAGTCTCTGTATTATGTTCCTAATCTGAAAACCAAGCTCAATTTGCTTCAATATCTCTTTACAGATATTGACACGTTTAACCGGATTATTGTTTTTTGTAAGACTAAGAAAGTAGCTGATAATGTATATTCTTTCTTAGTGCGGAAATATGATGAAGAAGATGTTCGGGTTATTCATGCGAATAAAGGGCAGAATACTCGGATCAATTCCATACGTGCATTTAAAGAGGGAGGGATTCGTATTCTGGTGGCTACAGACGTGGCGGCTAGGGGCTTGGATGTAAGTGATGTAAGTCATGTTATTAATTTTGAGGTTCCTATCGTAATTGAAGATTATGTGCATCGGATAGGAAGAACCGGTCGTGCTAGAAAGTCAGGTGAGGCAATTACGTTCTGTAACCCGGCGGAAGAGTATTACGTTCAGAAAATTGAAAAATTAATTCGTCAACAGATACCTGTTAAAGAGATTCCAGGACAGGTTTTTATTGAGAAAACCGGTTTTGAAGAACGCCAGGCTATTGCTCGTGAAATTGACAATCAAAAACGCAAAGAAAATCCGGATTTTAAAGGTGCTTTTCATGAAAAAAAAGCTTCTAACGATAAAGCTAGATCGTCTAAGAATTTATCAAACCGTAGTCGGGGGCGCGCAGGTAAAAAAAGAATCGGTCGGAAAAAGTAA
- a CDS encoding dihydroorotase, which produces MSRILIKNANIVNEGQQHHSDLLINNGIIEKIDGEIDTTADREINAEGLHLLPGLIDDQVHFREPGLTHKADIWHESRAAVAGGCTSFMEMPNTVPNTLTQELLEEKYQTAATQSLANYSFYMGAANDNIEEVLRTNPKNVCGVKVFMGSSTGNMLVDNQQTLEGIFSQVPMLIATHCEDETTIRNNLKKFEDQYETLTIDMHPLIRSSEACYISSSEAVRLAKKYGTRLHILHISTAKELELFSNNIALKDKKITAEACIHHLWFSDEDYAEKGNFIKWNPAVKTAADRDAIFQAVLDGRIDVIATDHAPHTFEEKSRPYAEAPSGGPLVQHALQALLDFHHDGKLTVEDLVQKTAHNTAICFQVEKRGFIREGYWADLALVDLNKAYTVEKSNILSKCGWSPFEGHTFKSSIEYTIVSGNIVYEDNRIVEGLSGRRLLFNRN; this is translated from the coding sequence ATGTCCAGAATATTAATAAAAAATGCCAACATCGTTAATGAAGGTCAGCAGCATCATTCTGATCTGCTAATCAACAATGGGATCATAGAAAAAATCGACGGGGAGATTGACACGACTGCTGACCGGGAAATCAATGCAGAAGGCTTACATTTGCTGCCCGGTCTTATTGATGATCAAGTGCATTTTCGTGAACCGGGACTTACCCATAAAGCTGATATATGGCATGAGAGCCGTGCGGCGGTAGCTGGTGGATGCACAAGTTTTATGGAAATGCCGAATACGGTTCCGAACACCTTAACACAGGAACTGCTCGAAGAGAAGTACCAAACTGCAGCCACGCAATCCCTCGCTAATTACTCATTTTACATGGGGGCGGCCAATGACAATATTGAAGAGGTTCTTCGAACCAATCCGAAGAATGTATGCGGCGTGAAAGTGTTTATGGGATCTTCAACAGGGAATATGCTGGTTGATAACCAACAGACACTTGAGGGTATTTTTTCGCAAGTCCCTATGTTGATCGCCACACACTGTGAAGACGAAACAACGATCCGAAACAACCTAAAGAAATTTGAAGACCAATATGAAACACTGACAATCGACATGCATCCGTTAATACGCTCTTCTGAAGCATGTTACATCTCATCATCTGAAGCAGTTAGGTTAGCTAAAAAATACGGAACTCGCCTACATATCCTTCATATTTCGACAGCTAAAGAACTGGAGCTTTTCAGCAATAACATCGCATTGAAGGACAAAAAGATTACTGCTGAAGCATGTATACATCACTTATGGTTTTCTGACGAGGATTATGCTGAAAAAGGGAATTTTATCAAATGGAACCCAGCAGTCAAAACAGCAGCCGATCGCGACGCTATTTTCCAGGCAGTCTTAGATGGACGGATCGACGTTATTGCTACGGACCATGCGCCACACACGTTTGAAGAAAAATCAAGACCTTATGCCGAGGCGCCTTCTGGTGGCCCATTAGTACAACACGCCCTACAGGCTCTGCTCGATTTCCATCATGACGGAAAATTAACAGTGGAAGATCTCGTACAAAAAACAGCACACAATACAGCCATTTGTTTTCAGGTGGAAAAAAGAGGGTTTATCCGTGAAGGCTATTGGGCCGACCTAGCTCTGGTCGACCTTAACAAAGCTTATACGGTTGAAAAAAGCAATATTCTATCAAAATGCGGCTGGTCTCCATTTGAGGGACATACGTTCAAATCCAGTATCGAGTATACCATCGTGTCAGGAAACATCGTTTATGAAGATAACCGAATTGTTGAGGGTCTTAGCGGACGAAGACTTCTCTTCAATCGAAATTAA
- a CDS encoding M14 family zinc carboxypeptidase, with translation MSCQNKNSTQQNNDVNNSSDAQAADTAMLAEAYEQYKETSITKKRFKHADLEPLLHRLTANPQFKLHRLGESVQKRNIYQVEYGTGPKKVMLWSQMHGDESTATMALLDIFNFLAAEGDGFDTVRNLIRDNTHLYFIPMLNPDGAEIFNRRNAMAIDINRDARSGTTPEGKILIDAAKNVQPDYGFNLHDQQPYYSAGYNKTPATISFLAPAYNYERDTNEVRADAMRMIVGMNKLLQNYIPDGVAKYDDTHEPRGFGDNFQKWGARTVLIESGGYPNDPEKQYIRKLNFFIILNGLIDIATDNYKHYSAGEYDSIPENTSKHHDLVIRNLTYQSDTLRYKTDLGINQNTYSLDDGDYYVRGIVADVGDLLESAGYKEIDADGFTMTSGKVYEKTFATLNQLSSDQAWELVKQGYYAVRIEEMPDDRAYSLPLLVLTDGNPPGGGMHLGMAANFFLSKGGRLQYAVINGYLIDLNNTAEQEFKQYVR, from the coding sequence ATGTCTTGTCAAAACAAAAATTCAACTCAACAAAATAATGATGTAAATAATTCATCGGATGCACAAGCTGCTGATACCGCCATGCTTGCTGAAGCATATGAACAGTACAAAGAAACATCCATTACAAAAAAACGTTTTAAACACGCCGATCTAGAGCCTCTGCTGCATAGGTTAACGGCTAATCCTCAATTCAAATTACATCGCTTGGGAGAATCTGTTCAGAAACGCAATATCTACCAAGTTGAATATGGCACAGGCCCTAAAAAAGTAATGCTTTGGTCGCAAATGCATGGTGACGAAAGTACAGCAACCATGGCTTTGCTCGATATTTTTAACTTTCTGGCCGCCGAGGGCGACGGATTTGATACCGTTCGTAATCTGATCCGGGACAACACACACCTCTATTTCATCCCCATGCTCAATCCGGATGGCGCCGAAATATTCAACCGACGCAATGCTATGGCAATCGATATCAACCGCGATGCGCGCAGTGGTACAACTCCTGAAGGAAAAATTTTAATTGATGCAGCCAAAAATGTACAGCCAGACTATGGCTTTAATTTACACGACCAACAACCCTATTATTCAGCTGGGTATAATAAAACACCAGCAACTATATCTTTCCTCGCGCCGGCCTACAATTATGAGCGTGATACCAACGAAGTCCGCGCAGATGCCATGAGAATGATCGTGGGTATGAATAAACTACTTCAGAATTATATACCTGACGGAGTTGCGAAGTATGACGATACCCATGAACCTAGGGGCTTTGGCGATAATTTCCAGAAATGGGGAGCAAGAACGGTATTGATTGAGTCTGGAGGCTATCCGAATGATCCCGAAAAGCAATATATCCGTAAGCTTAATTTTTTCATCATATTAAATGGGTTAATTGATATCGCAACAGATAATTACAAACATTATTCGGCAGGCGAATATGACTCAATACCTGAAAATACCAGCAAACATCACGATCTGGTCATTCGTAATTTAACCTATCAATCCGATACGCTTCGGTATAAAACAGATTTAGGAATAAACCAGAATACATATTCACTAGATGACGGGGACTATTATGTTCGAGGAATCGTAGCTGATGTCGGTGATTTACTAGAAAGTGCGGGGTATAAAGAAATTGATGCAGACGGATTCACGATGACTTCTGGAAAAGTATATGAAAAAACATTTGCAACGCTTAATCAACTAAGCTCCGATCAAGCCTGGGAGTTAGTTAAACAGGGCTATTATGCTGTTCGTATTGAAGAGATGCCAGATGATCGGGCATATAGTCTGCCTCTATTGGTTCTGACTGATGGCAATCCTCCTGGGGGCGGCATGCATTTAGGAATGGCAGCTAATTTCTTTTTGTCAAAAGGTGGACGCTTACAATACGCGGTAATCAATGGTTATCTAATCGACCTAAACAACACAGCGGAACAAGAATTCAAACAGTATGTCCGATAA
- a CDS encoding PH domain-containing protein translates to MSDKTEQQFENPQIQLADIPKHEDLVLQPIAKRYWNIIVIRLLIRFLAIGVVIFSLILSIDPLNAYLWPVLIIYLLVVGLSFYWQRTAFPKRGFAIRKHDIIYRRGVLSTVKTIVPFQRVQHVAVNESFLSRKYGQAQLQVFTAGGSSSDIKISGLEKEDAERMKSQIMLHMVEPQQNA, encoded by the coding sequence ATGTCCGATAAAACAGAGCAGCAATTCGAAAATCCACAGATTCAACTGGCGGATATCCCTAAACACGAAGACCTTGTCCTTCAACCCATTGCTAAACGGTACTGGAATATCATTGTCATCCGCTTGTTGATACGCTTTCTAGCTATCGGGGTCGTGATCTTTAGTCTGATTTTATCAATTGATCCGCTCAATGCCTATCTGTGGCCTGTATTGATCATCTATCTACTGGTTGTGGGACTTAGTTTTTATTGGCAACGAACGGCTTTTCCAAAACGAGGCTTTGCAATTCGTAAGCACGACATAATTTATCGGCGCGGTGTTTTGTCGACCGTCAAAACCATTGTACCTTTCCAGCGTGTTCAGCATGTAGCGGTAAACGAAAGCTTTCTATCGCGGAAATATGGACAAGCTCAGCTCCAGGTCTTCACAGCCGGAGGGTCGTCAAGTGACATCAAAATATCGGGACTCGAAAAAGAAGATGCCGAACGTATGAAATCACAAATCATGTTACACATGGTAGAACCTCAACAAAATGCCTAG